In the genome of Myxococcales bacterium, one region contains:
- the hemC gene encoding hydroxymethylbilane synthase — protein sequence MTEKKLVVATRKSQLALAQARAFLRLLAEQHAGLLIEEKHVVTTGDRIQDRPLTEIGGKGLFIKEIEEALLDHSADVAIHSLKDVPAELAPSLTIGCIPVREDPRDVIVTRSGQKLAELPSGAKLGTSSLRRAIQLGLARPDLEIVPLRGNVDTRLRKCAEGVVDAIVLARAGLVRLGLADRATEIIEPEVCLPAVGQGALAVEMRTGDESTAAILSVLADRETAICVAAERGVMQAVEGSCQMPVAAYSIRSGDELYLRGFLAEPDGTKLRRREARIAFPTSEAEAARFGAELGRELRLS from the coding sequence TTTCTGCGCTTGCTCGCCGAGCAGCATGCCGGCCTCTTGATCGAAGAAAAACACGTGGTGACCACTGGCGACCGGATCCAAGATCGCCCGCTCACCGAGATCGGCGGCAAGGGACTGTTCATCAAAGAGATCGAGGAGGCATTGCTCGATCACAGCGCCGACGTCGCCATCCACTCACTCAAGGACGTGCCGGCGGAGCTGGCGCCTTCGCTGACCATCGGGTGCATTCCGGTGCGTGAGGATCCGCGCGACGTGATCGTGACCCGCAGCGGGCAGAAGCTCGCGGAGCTGCCTTCTGGCGCAAAACTCGGCACGTCGTCGCTCCGGCGGGCCATTCAGCTGGGGCTGGCGCGGCCGGATCTCGAGATTGTTCCCCTGCGCGGCAACGTCGACACCCGGCTCAGGAAGTGCGCCGAGGGTGTCGTTGATGCCATCGTGCTCGCACGAGCGGGGCTGGTGCGGCTTGGCCTCGCCGACCGGGCCACCGAGATCATCGAGCCGGAGGTGTGTTTGCCGGCAGTGGGCCAGGGTGCGTTGGCGGTCGAGATGCGCACCGGGGACGAGAGCACCGCGGCGATCCTCTCGGTGCTCGCCGATCGCGAGACCGCCATCTGCGTGGCGGCGGAGCGCGGGGTGATGCAGGCCGTGGAGGGCAGCTGCCAGATGCCGGTCGCCGCCTACTCCATCCGTTCGGGCGACGAGCTCTACCTGCGCGGGTTCCTGGCCGAGCCGGACGGGACCAAGCTGCGGCGTCGTGAAGCCCGCATTGCGTTTCCCACGAGTGAAGCCGAGGCGGCCCGCTTTGGTGCGGAGCTGGGGCGCGAGCTCAGGCTCTCCTGA
- a CDS encoding tetraacyldisaccharide 4'-kinase, producing the protein MLRRAVARALEQGVFDGVSARLLGRGWAACSNPVRPVRLPPGARVVGVGGATLGGSGKTPVVLALARALAAKHRVAVVASGYRARTRSTRQVEPSDDAEHVGDEAAWLARALADVSVRVFVGPSRELALSCAARDAQVVIVDGLLQTSPERLACSFLVLDDAAPWGARRCPPAGDLRASPDLLLAACDSVLLGPGGEPMHHVTSSKDVSRVLWFRARVRGARTPSGRFVSLSELARTRLGLVLAIARPERVLAELAGHGINPIRVEFHADHARMPAGLARGLDVWLTTPKCATKLHAERGGAPVWVLERRLELPTRALALAAGDEATSATAQARNAVAATARGATLPG; encoded by the coding sequence ATGCTCCGGCGCGCCGTCGCCCGCGCGCTCGAACAGGGGGTGTTCGACGGAGTCTCGGCGCGCTTGCTCGGGCGGGGTTGGGCAGCTTGCTCGAACCCCGTGCGCCCCGTGCGTCTGCCACCCGGCGCGCGGGTGGTTGGTGTCGGGGGCGCAACGCTGGGTGGCTCCGGCAAGACCCCGGTCGTGCTCGCGCTTGCCCGTGCTCTCGCCGCGAAGCATCGAGTGGCGGTCGTCGCGAGCGGATACCGCGCGCGGACGCGGAGCACACGACAGGTCGAGCCCAGCGACGACGCCGAGCATGTCGGAGACGAGGCCGCGTGGCTCGCGCGAGCGCTCGCCGACGTGAGCGTGAGAGTGTTCGTCGGGCCGAGCCGGGAGCTCGCGCTGTCGTGCGCCGCGCGGGATGCGCAGGTGGTGATCGTGGACGGTCTCCTCCAGACGTCCCCCGAGCGCCTCGCCTGTTCGTTCCTGGTGCTCGACGATGCCGCGCCGTGGGGTGCGCGGCGCTGTCCGCCCGCCGGTGATCTGCGGGCGAGTCCCGACTTGCTACTCGCAGCCTGCGACAGCGTGTTGCTCGGGCCCGGCGGCGAGCCAATGCATCACGTGACATCCAGCAAAGACGTCTCCCGCGTGCTCTGGTTTCGTGCTCGAGTCCGCGGCGCCCGGACGCCATCCGGCAGATTCGTCTCACTGTCGGAGCTGGCGCGAACGCGGCTCGGCTTGGTGCTCGCCATCGCGCGACCCGAGCGTGTGCTCGCGGAGCTCGCCGGTCACGGGATCAACCCCATTCGCGTCGAGTTTCACGCCGACCACGCGCGCATGCCCGCCGGGTTGGCGCGCGGTCTCGACGTCTGGCTCACGACGCCCAAGTGCGCAACCAAGCTCCACGCCGAGCGAGGTGGCGCCCCGGTGTGGGTGCTGGAGCGCCGGCTCGAGCTGCCCACGCGCGCGCTCGCGCTCGCCGCGGGGGATGAGGCGACGAGCGCCACCGCACAAGCCCGGAACGCCGTGGCAGCGACCGCCCGGGGCGCCACGCTCCCTGGATGA
- a CDS encoding metallophosphoesterase family protein translates to MLRRTLSSAVLLSAALTSLPARAAPTYARLSYVDAPDTNMTVTWNTTAATTAEVHYGTSAGSYSKVVTATSNQATAGLGYIHEASITGLAPSTKYYYIAGSTSDGFTAEASFVTGPSPDPSCGSLKFAFLADNRPDPIFGGGDNWPQIMDQAAKHKPAFMLNGGDLVIDGDKIDQWLKLLGWTTTVAKSIPFMPAMGNHDTGPGAGDTANYNQIFALPRSTGPKSSGTEDYYFFTYANAIFVALSTESFKGGSIPFADQAAWLDSVLTNNPKKWKFVYYHKPNYTTAAAFSISHAPNEEKQNAALIPVFDKHHVDVVMTSHNHWYERFEPSACSTKGNPGSADACSVGAANFAGGTVYLVSGGAGAFTIPAFLCGNTAGRAKCLGDHHYLLVDIQNEKLKLETWGAFPQANQVIDSITINKSPDVCGAIPDAGVGGAAGGGGVAGGGSGGVAGSSGSAGSAGSTGPDASVGGAASGGASAGGASSGGVSAGGAASGGKKSGDSSDDGGCGCRTEPTAPTSSALWLLSGLALALGRRRRGRNAQRA, encoded by the coding sequence ATGTTGCGAAGAACTCTGTCCTCAGCCGTGCTCTTGTCCGCCGCCCTGACGTCACTGCCGGCGCGCGCCGCACCGACGTACGCGCGGCTCTCGTACGTCGACGCACCCGACACCAACATGACGGTGACGTGGAACACGACCGCAGCGACGACCGCCGAGGTCCACTACGGCACGAGCGCAGGCAGTTATTCGAAGGTCGTGACCGCCACCTCCAACCAAGCGACCGCCGGGTTGGGTTACATCCACGAAGCCTCAATCACGGGTCTCGCGCCCTCGACCAAGTACTATTACATCGCGGGCAGCACGAGCGACGGGTTCACCGCCGAAGCGAGCTTCGTCACGGGGCCGAGCCCCGATCCGAGCTGCGGCAGCCTCAAGTTCGCGTTCCTGGCGGACAACCGCCCGGACCCCATTTTTGGCGGAGGCGACAACTGGCCGCAGATCATGGATCAGGCTGCCAAGCACAAGCCCGCGTTCATGTTGAACGGCGGAGATCTGGTGATCGACGGGGACAAGATCGATCAGTGGCTCAAGCTGCTCGGCTGGACCACGACCGTCGCGAAGAGCATTCCTTTCATGCCGGCCATGGGCAACCACGACACCGGTCCGGGTGCCGGCGACACCGCAAACTACAACCAGATCTTCGCGCTGCCCCGCTCGACGGGGCCCAAATCCAGCGGCACCGAGGACTACTACTTCTTCACCTACGCGAACGCGATCTTCGTGGCGCTCTCTACCGAGAGCTTCAAGGGAGGCAGCATTCCCTTCGCCGATCAGGCGGCCTGGCTCGACTCGGTCCTGACGAACAACCCCAAGAAATGGAAATTCGTCTACTACCACAAGCCCAACTACACGACGGCTGCGGCGTTCTCGATTTCCCACGCGCCGAACGAGGAAAAACAGAACGCGGCGCTCATCCCCGTGTTCGACAAACACCACGTCGACGTGGTGATGACCAGCCACAACCACTGGTATGAGCGCTTCGAGCCGAGCGCTTGCTCGACGAAGGGCAACCCCGGTTCCGCCGACGCCTGTTCGGTCGGCGCCGCTAATTTCGCTGGCGGAACGGTGTACCTGGTCAGCGGAGGCGCTGGCGCGTTCACCATTCCCGCGTTCTTGTGCGGCAACACCGCCGGGCGCGCGAAGTGCCTGGGAGACCATCACTACCTGTTGGTCGACATCCAGAACGAGAAGCTGAAGCTCGAGACCTGGGGTGCGTTCCCGCAGGCGAATCAGGTCATCGACTCCATCACGATCAACAAGTCACCGGACGTCTGTGGGGCCATCCCCGACGCTGGCGTCGGCGGCGCGGCCGGCGGCGGCGGTGTGGCGGGTGGTGGCAGCGGGGGCGTGGCCGGTTCGAGTGGGAGCGCGGGAAGCGCGGGCTCGACGGGACCGGATGCTTCGGTGGGCGGTGCCGCAAGTGGCGGCGCTTCAGCGGGCGGCGCCTCGAGCGGCGGCGTCTCGGCCGGCGGTGCCGCGAGCGGTGGCAAGAAGTCGGGTGACTCGAGCGATGACGGCGGGTGCGGCTGCCGCACCGAACCCACTGCGCCGACGTCGTCAGCTCTGTGGCTGCTCTCGGGTCTGGCTCTGGCGCTCGGGCGTCGGCGTCGCGGGCGGAACGCTCAACGCGCGTAG
- the gcvPB gene encoding aminomethyl-transferring glycine dehydrogenase subunit GcvPB, producing the protein MTAEAASGLQFEEPPIFERGAPGRSGASLPVLDVPAVDVTRALGTLARKTPAALPEVSEPEAFRHFVRLSQWNFSIDTQFYPLGSCTMKFNPKVNEWAARLDGFAKLHPCTPDHLAQGAFELMFRLQELLAEIAGMDGVNLQPAAGAQGELTGLMMIRAYHHAQGRSPKKVFIPDSAHGTNPASSTLNGYESVGFPAGSAGIVEPETLARALEGAAGEVAGLMLTNPNTLGLYETAMPKLTALVHERGGLVYGDGANMNAVLGRARPGDVGVDVMQYNLHKTFTTPHGGGGPGSGPVAFKKILEPYQPTPVIVRRGDGFYVDRDRPQSVGRVRSFYGNFGMMVRAYTYIRELGAEGLKGVSDMAVLNANYLAARLKAVLPLAFSTASLHEAVFTDRELEAATGVKTLDVAKRLIDYGFHPPTVYFPLVVRGALMVEPTETETKQTLDSFVDALEAIVSEAKETPELVKGAPHTTRHRRLDEARAARQPRLRWTREGSGA; encoded by the coding sequence ATGACGGCTGAAGCGGCCTCTGGCCTCCAGTTCGAAGAACCACCAATTTTCGAGCGCGGCGCGCCCGGACGTAGCGGCGCGAGCCTGCCGGTGCTCGATGTGCCCGCGGTCGACGTCACGCGAGCACTCGGCACGCTCGCGCGCAAGACTCCGGCAGCCCTGCCCGAGGTCAGCGAGCCGGAGGCCTTCCGGCATTTCGTCCGCCTGAGTCAGTGGAACTTCTCCATCGACACCCAGTTTTATCCGCTGGGTTCGTGCACGATGAAGTTCAACCCGAAGGTCAACGAGTGGGCGGCGCGGCTCGATGGTTTTGCCAAGCTGCATCCCTGTACTCCCGACCACCTCGCGCAGGGCGCGTTCGAGCTGATGTTCCGCCTGCAGGAGCTGCTGGCGGAGATCGCGGGCATGGATGGCGTGAACCTGCAGCCGGCCGCGGGCGCGCAGGGTGAGCTCACTGGTCTGATGATGATCCGCGCGTACCACCACGCACAGGGACGCTCACCGAAGAAGGTCTTCATCCCCGACAGCGCCCACGGCACCAATCCGGCGAGCTCCACCCTGAACGGCTACGAGAGCGTGGGGTTCCCCGCCGGCAGCGCGGGCATCGTCGAGCCGGAGACCCTCGCGCGTGCGCTCGAGGGGGCAGCGGGTGAGGTGGCGGGCCTGATGCTCACCAACCCGAACACCCTCGGGCTGTACGAAACTGCGATGCCGAAGCTCACCGCGCTGGTGCACGAGCGCGGCGGCCTGGTCTACGGCGATGGCGCGAACATGAACGCCGTGCTCGGTCGGGCGCGACCGGGCGACGTCGGTGTGGACGTGATGCAGTACAACCTGCACAAGACGTTCACCACGCCGCACGGCGGAGGCGGTCCCGGCTCCGGTCCCGTCGCTTTCAAGAAGATCCTCGAGCCGTACCAGCCCACGCCGGTCATCGTGCGCCGGGGCGACGGATTTTACGTCGACCGAGATCGCCCCCAGAGCGTGGGTCGCGTGCGCTCGTTCTACGGCAACTTCGGCATGATGGTGCGCGCGTACACCTACATTCGGGAGCTCGGCGCCGAGGGGCTGAAGGGTGTGAGCGACATGGCCGTCTTGAACGCCAACTATCTGGCGGCGCGGTTGAAGGCCGTCTTGCCGCTGGCTTTCTCCACCGCTTCGCTGCACGAAGCCGTGTTCACCGATCGCGAGCTCGAGGCCGCAACGGGGGTCAAGACCCTCGACGTGGCCAAACGCCTGATCGACTACGGCTTTCATCCGCCGACGGTCTACTTCCCGTTGGTGGTGCGCGGCGCGCTGATGGTGGAACCGACCGAGACCGAGACCAAACAGACACTGGACTCGTTCGTCGACGCGCTCGAGGCCATCGTAAGCGAAGCGAAGGAGACGCCCGAGCTGGTGAAGGGTGCACCGCACACCACGCGCCATCGGCGCCTGGACGAGGCGCGCGCCGCCCGCCAGCCGCGCCTCCGCTGGACGCGCGAAGGCTCTGGGGCGTAG
- a CDS encoding ATP-binding cassette domain-containing protein produces the protein MLEASFSGRVGKLELEVELHLDEGPVVLIGPNGSGKTSLLAFLLGALRPSRGRISLNGRALFDSQAGIDLPMEARRLGYMPQHYALFPHLSVRQNLEFAGSARGTGSTEPELTRLLDSFELAELSERRPGTLSGGEKQRVALARMLAGNPAALLLDEPLAALDAPARDRVRGLVADTLRKLQLPTLTVTHDPRDARALGQTVLVLEAGRITQRGTLDEILQEPRCPFARELAATST, from the coding sequence GTGCTCGAAGCAAGCTTCAGCGGGCGCGTCGGCAAGCTCGAGCTCGAGGTGGAGCTGCACCTCGACGAAGGACCGGTAGTCCTGATCGGCCCGAACGGCTCCGGCAAGACCAGCTTGCTCGCCTTTCTGCTCGGCGCGCTGCGCCCCTCGCGGGGGCGCATCAGCCTGAATGGGCGCGCGTTGTTCGACTCGCAGGCGGGCATCGATCTGCCAATGGAAGCTCGGCGGCTCGGCTACATGCCGCAGCACTACGCGCTCTTCCCCCACCTCAGCGTGCGGCAGAACCTCGAGTTTGCAGGGTCGGCCCGCGGCACCGGGTCGACGGAGCCGGAGCTGACGCGCCTGCTCGACTCGTTCGAGCTCGCCGAGCTTTCGGAGCGACGCCCCGGCACGCTGTCGGGTGGGGAGAAGCAGCGGGTCGCCCTCGCGCGAATGCTCGCGGGAAACCCCGCGGCGCTCCTGCTCGATGAACCCCTCGCAGCCCTCGACGCCCCGGCCCGCGACCGGGTGCGAGGCCTCGTCGCCGACACACTCCGCAAGCTCCAACTGCCCACGCTGACGGTGACCCACGATCCGCGCGACGCGCGCGCTCTCGGCCAGACCGTGCTGGTGCTCGAGGCCGGGCGCATCACTCAGCGCGGCACACTCGACGAGATCTTGCAGGAACCCCGCTGCCCCTTCGCGCGGGAGCTGGCCGCCACGAGCACGTGA
- the modB gene encoding molybdate ABC transporter permease subunit: MSRRVWSAWVFGGAALLVVFLVLPLAALPLGMSFGELTHGLAHPLAAAALRLSLLTTFVSLTLVVALGLPLAWLLSRSQRRLARAIETLIELPMVLPPAVAGVALLLAYGRRGALGGLWGEHLSIAFSPAAVVLAQVFVSAPFFVRSGTAAFRRLDEDLLRVARSFGASPARVFFRIALPLAAPGLLTGAAMSWARSLGEFGATLMFAGSNIGRTQTLPLAIYAALETELDAARALSVLLLVVAFLLLVAARVVDRATLAGARGGGD, from the coding sequence ATGAGCCGCCGTGTGTGGAGTGCCTGGGTGTTCGGAGGGGCGGCGCTGCTGGTTGTGTTTCTGGTGCTGCCGCTCGCGGCGCTGCCGCTCGGAATGAGCTTTGGCGAGCTGACGCATGGCCTCGCTCACCCACTCGCGGCGGCCGCGCTGAGGCTCAGCCTGCTGACCACCTTCGTCAGCCTCACGCTCGTCGTCGCCCTCGGACTGCCGCTCGCGTGGCTCCTTTCACGCAGCCAACGCCGCCTCGCCCGGGCCATCGAGACTCTGATCGAACTGCCAATGGTGCTGCCACCGGCGGTCGCGGGAGTCGCGCTGCTGCTGGCGTATGGGCGGCGCGGAGCGCTCGGTGGGCTGTGGGGCGAACACCTCTCAATCGCGTTCTCTCCGGCGGCTGTCGTGCTCGCGCAGGTGTTCGTCTCGGCACCGTTCTTCGTGCGCTCCGGGACGGCGGCGTTCCGACGGCTGGACGAGGATCTCTTGCGCGTCGCACGTTCGTTCGGCGCTTCGCCCGCGCGGGTCTTCTTTCGCATCGCGTTGCCGCTCGCGGCGCCGGGGCTGCTCACCGGCGCCGCCATGAGCTGGGCTCGCTCGCTTGGGGAGTTCGGCGCGACCCTGATGTTCGCCGGTAGCAACATCGGCCGCACCCAGACCTTGCCCCTGGCCATCTACGCCGCGCTCGAGACCGAGCTCGACGCGGCTCGGGCCCTGTCCGTGCTCTTGTTGGTGGTCGCGTTCTTGCTGCTCGTCGCCGCGCGCGTCGTCGATCGCGCGACGCTCGCCGGCGCGCGCGGAGGCGGTGACTGA
- the modA gene encoding molybdate ABC transporter substrate-binding protein, producing MQYVVSSLRYIPRRRFVVLPWLLWAGCQSNRAALAVFAASSLREVFDELGRDFGANHPKSTLHFDYAGSQELRLQVEHGAPADVVACADRVHMHALTTQGLVGPSHIFAHNTLIVVTPRGQQLSSLADLPQLRRIVIAAPEVPAGRYALSMLDRAKLVYGADFRARVEAQVVSREPNVRQVLAKVVLGEADAAIVYRTDAMNAGPSVERLELPENVSVRADYPIAVTRRSREPELAQAFVQSLANETGRANLARHGFLLPEGSAE from the coding sequence ATGCAGTACGTAGTGTCAAGCCTGCGTTACATCCCGCGGCGCCGGTTCGTTGTGCTGCCGTGGCTGCTCTGGGCGGGCTGCCAGTCGAATCGAGCCGCGCTGGCGGTGTTTGCGGCCAGCTCCCTGCGCGAGGTCTTCGACGAGCTTGGCCGCGACTTCGGGGCGAACCACCCAAAGAGCACACTGCACTTCGACTACGCCGGGAGCCAGGAGCTGCGGCTCCAGGTCGAACACGGAGCGCCCGCCGACGTCGTGGCCTGCGCCGATCGTGTGCACATGCACGCGCTCACCACGCAGGGACTCGTCGGCCCATCTCACATCTTCGCGCACAACACCCTGATCGTCGTCACCCCGCGCGGGCAGCAGCTCAGCAGTCTGGCCGACCTCCCGCAGCTCCGCCGCATCGTGATCGCGGCACCCGAGGTGCCTGCCGGACGCTACGCCCTCTCGATGCTCGACCGCGCCAAGCTCGTGTACGGCGCGGACTTCCGCGCCCGGGTCGAAGCCCAGGTCGTTTCGCGGGAGCCCAACGTGCGTCAGGTCCTGGCAAAAGTCGTGCTCGGAGAGGCGGACGCCGCCATCGTCTACCGCACCGACGCCATGAACGCTGGACCCAGCGTCGAGCGCCTCGAGCTACCGGAGAACGTCAGTGTGCGCGCGGACTATCCCATCGCCGTGACCCGGCGCTCCCGCGAACCCGAGCTCGCCCAAGCATTCGTTCAATCGCTGGCCAACGAGACTGGGCGCGCCAACCTGGCGCGTCACGGTTTTCTGTTGCCGGAGGGCAGCGCCGAATGA
- a CDS encoding helix-turn-helix domain-containing protein, protein MSLLCRLRAARERAGLTQVALAERAQVTRQTLIAIEAERSVPSTAIALALAAALGCRVEDLFELDRTPESLRVRWAEAPDARPASTRALVGRVGGRWVAHPLRASLGETWLSAADAVVASADQGAGRVEPLLAPAELERNLLVAGCAPALGVLARHLERDGSQVPLRWVHAGSTRALEQLERGDVHIAGTHLLDETTGEYNVAAVRRRFARRRMLLINLARWEAGLVVPAGNPGRIRGAAELARPELRVAQREAGAGASLLLTSMLRAAGIPKRSLPTGPRARSHAEVAELVAHGVADVGLSIRSAAQALGLDFVPVAEERFDLVLSAELARDPRVERLINALGGRAFRRDAAGLGGHRTDHSGEVMAELSVGAA, encoded by the coding sequence GTGAGCCTGTTGTGTCGGCTGCGAGCGGCGCGGGAGCGAGCCGGCCTGACGCAGGTTGCGCTCGCGGAGCGAGCCCAGGTCACGCGGCAGACGTTGATCGCCATCGAAGCGGAGCGCAGCGTGCCTTCGACTGCCATCGCTCTCGCGCTGGCCGCGGCGCTCGGCTGCCGGGTGGAGGATCTGTTCGAGCTCGATCGAACCCCGGAGAGCCTGAGGGTTCGATGGGCGGAGGCGCCCGACGCAAGACCCGCTTCGACCCGCGCTCTCGTGGGTCGGGTCGGTGGGCGCTGGGTCGCCCATCCACTGCGCGCTTCGCTTGGGGAGACCTGGCTCAGCGCGGCGGATGCGGTCGTGGCGAGCGCGGACCAGGGCGCGGGTCGGGTCGAACCGTTGCTGGCGCCGGCGGAGCTCGAACGGAACTTGCTGGTGGCCGGCTGCGCTCCAGCGCTTGGTGTGCTCGCCCGGCATCTGGAGCGCGACGGAAGTCAGGTGCCGCTGCGATGGGTGCACGCGGGCAGCACACGGGCGCTCGAGCAACTCGAACGCGGCGACGTCCACATCGCGGGCACCCACCTGCTCGATGAAACGACCGGCGAGTACAACGTGGCCGCGGTGCGCCGGCGGTTCGCTCGGCGCCGCATGCTCTTGATCAACCTGGCACGCTGGGAAGCCGGACTGGTCGTCCCCGCGGGCAACCCCGGACGCATCCGCGGCGCGGCCGAGCTCGCGCGACCCGAGCTGCGCGTTGCGCAGCGCGAGGCGGGCGCAGGCGCGAGCCTGTTACTTACGTCGATGCTGCGCGCGGCGGGGATCCCGAAGCGCTCCCTGCCCACCGGTCCTCGAGCCAGAAGCCACGCCGAGGTCGCCGAGCTGGTGGCGCACGGAGTTGCAGACGTGGGCCTGTCGATCCGCAGTGCGGCGCAAGCCCTCGGGCTCGACTTCGTGCCGGTGGCCGAAGAGCGTTTTGATCTGGTGCTGTCCGCCGAGCTTGCGCGCGACCCGCGCGTCGAACGGCTGATCAACGCCCTTGGAGGCCGAGCCTTCCGCCGCGACGCAGCCGGCCTCGGCGGCCACCGCACGGATCACTCGGGTGAGGTGATGGCGGAGCTGTCGGTCGGCGCGGCGTAG
- a CDS encoding TetR/AcrR family transcriptional regulator, whose amino-acid sequence MIRPRRTYKKSEASRQQVLDAAVRALAERGYARTSVSDIAEAAGMSKGAVHYHFANKDDLIAQVLVHCADVMRERVRAAWDASAKPEEKVRRALQEMRDARTQGTSEMRVLAELMAQGIHDPKLRASLSAMFAANREEVRSHLEQSFRELGITPRVPVHVMPRLVLGILDGLALHDFFDPMDEADHDVVLSAIETIALSLIAD is encoded by the coding sequence GTGATCCGCCCCCGCCGAACCTACAAGAAGAGCGAGGCCAGCCGGCAACAAGTCCTCGACGCCGCCGTCCGCGCGTTGGCCGAGCGCGGCTACGCGCGCACGAGTGTCAGCGACATCGCGGAGGCGGCCGGCATGAGCAAGGGCGCGGTCCACTATCACTTTGCCAACAAGGACGACCTGATCGCGCAGGTGCTCGTGCACTGTGCCGACGTCATGCGCGAACGCGTACGCGCTGCCTGGGATGCTTCGGCCAAACCCGAGGAGAAGGTCCGCCGCGCCCTCCAGGAAATGCGGGACGCTCGCACCCAAGGTACCAGTGAGATGCGCGTGCTGGCGGAGCTGATGGCGCAGGGCATCCACGATCCCAAGCTGCGAGCCAGCCTGTCGGCGATGTTTGCGGCAAACCGAGAGGAGGTGCGTAGCCACCTCGAGCAGAGCTTTCGGGAGCTCGGGATCACTCCGCGGGTTCCCGTCCATGTCATGCCGCGGTTGGTGCTCGGTATCCTCGACGGGCTGGCGCTGCATGACTTCTTCGATCCGATGGACGAGGCCGACCACGATGTGGTGCTCTCGGCCATCGAGACCATCGCGCTGTCGTTGATTGCGGACTGA
- the guaB gene encoding IMP dehydrogenase, translated as MLDGELRECLTFDDVMLVPAYSDVLPAQVDVKSRVSRGIELNIPLVSAAMDSVTEARAAVTIARQGGIGILHKNLPPRDQAMEVDRVKRAESGMIADPVTVRPSQSLREALAVMHDNDISGVPVVEGDTPVGILTARDIRFEKNLGQPVSALMTTELVTVSPGVTNDAARQLLHKHRIEKLLVVEGGKLVGLITIKDLLQAERNPSALKDERGRLRVGAAIGPGPEGVERAGLLVEAGADLVVVDTAHGHTRGVIEAVRHFKERYPSVQLVAGNIATAEATEALIEAGVDGIKVGIGPGSICTTRIIAGIGVPQITAISDCVRVADQHDIPVIADGGVKFSGDVTKAIAAGASAVMIGSLFAGTDESPGELVLYQGRSYKVYRGMGSIGAMKRGSKDRYGQAGTADEKLVPEGIEGRVPHRGSLKSVIDQLVGGLRSGMGYTGSRTIAELRKNAKFIRITGAGLKESHVHDVIITEEAPNYRA; from the coding sequence ATGCTTGACGGTGAGCTCAGAGAGTGCCTGACGTTCGACGACGTCATGCTGGTGCCGGCGTACAGCGACGTGCTGCCGGCGCAGGTCGACGTGAAGAGCCGCGTGAGCCGCGGCATCGAGCTGAACATCCCGCTGGTCAGCGCCGCCATGGACTCGGTGACGGAGGCCCGCGCCGCCGTCACCATCGCCCGGCAGGGTGGCATCGGCATCCTCCACAAGAACCTGCCACCACGCGACCAGGCCATGGAGGTCGATCGCGTGAAGCGCGCCGAGAGCGGCATGATCGCCGATCCGGTGACCGTGCGGCCTTCCCAGTCGCTGCGCGAAGCGCTGGCGGTGATGCACGACAACGACATCTCCGGTGTGCCCGTGGTCGAGGGCGACACCCCGGTCGGCATCCTCACCGCGCGCGACATTCGCTTCGAGAAGAACCTCGGTCAGCCCGTGAGCGCGCTGATGACCACCGAGCTAGTCACGGTCAGCCCGGGTGTCACTAACGACGCCGCGCGACAGCTGCTGCACAAACACCGGATCGAGAAGCTGCTGGTGGTCGAGGGCGGCAAGCTGGTCGGGCTCATCACGATCAAAGATTTGCTCCAGGCCGAGCGCAATCCCTCGGCGCTGAAGGACGAACGCGGTCGCCTGCGCGTCGGAGCGGCCATCGGCCCAGGACCGGAGGGTGTCGAGCGCGCGGGGCTGCTGGTCGAAGCGGGCGCCGATCTGGTCGTCGTGGACACGGCGCACGGCCACACCCGGGGTGTGATCGAGGCGGTCCGCCATTTCAAGGAGCGCTACCCGAGTGTGCAGCTGGTCGCGGGCAACATCGCGACGGCGGAGGCCACCGAGGCGCTGATCGAGGCCGGGGTGGACGGAATCAAGGTCGGCATCGGCCCGGGCAGCATCTGCACCACGCGCATCATCGCCGGCATCGGTGTGCCGCAGATCACCGCCATCTCGGACTGTGTGCGGGTCGCGGATCAACACGACATCCCCGTCATCGCCGATGGTGGCGTGAAGTTCTCGGGCGACGTCACCAAGGCCATCGCCGCCGGGGCCTCGGCCGTGATGATCGGCTCGCTGTTCGCCGGCACCGACGAGTCACCCGGTGAGCTCGTGCTCTATCAGGGTCGAAGCTACAAGGTCTACCGCGGCATGGGCTCCATTGGTGCAATGAAGCGCGGCAGCAAAGATCGCTACGGTCAAGCCGGCACCGCCGACGAAAAACTCGTGCCCGAGGGCATCGAGGGTCGCGTGCCGCATCGTGGGTCGCTGAAATCCGTGATCGATCAGCTGGTCGGCGGACTGCGCTCCGGCATGGGTTACACCGGGTCTCGCACCATCGCGGAGCTGCGCAAGAACGCCAAGTTCATCCGTATCACCGGCGCCGGCCTCAAAGAGAGCCACGTGCACGACGTGATCATCACCGAAGAAGCACCCAACTACCGCGCGTAG